A section of the Pseudomonadota bacterium genome encodes:
- a CDS encoding FAD-binding domain-containing protein — translation MTACIPTRSEAKRRLEAFLPRAGVHYARTRNFDFGQENRGNVSQLSPWIRHRLITEDEVLTAVLSQHGLAAAEKFVQEVCWRTYWKGWLEMRPSVWRDYRDAIAPAHDTLSADDRDRLAAAMRGETDIECLNAWSRELTSSGYLHNHTRMWFASIWIFTLRLPWQLGADFFMRHLLDGDAASNTLSWRWVAGLQTVGKNYLARAENIAKYTNQRFVDTPGLSPSAQPILGRDPMPPMPLAESVPPDTAKHTALLITDDDLAVSRDLFALPQLANAVYVDTTAWRCEQTASPEVQRFVDGAVDDLADRLVMPMHRVAAEGEEWAGELGQWCETAGIEQLVSLHVPVGPSTDALQQTKQILATYGITMTTVIRPWDRLAWPYATKGFFNFKKHIPTLLQDSGIVFSGRKH, via the coding sequence TTGACGGCGTGCATACCCACGCGATCTGAGGCCAAGCGCCGACTCGAGGCATTTTTGCCGCGAGCGGGTGTGCATTATGCGCGAACCCGCAACTTCGACTTTGGCCAAGAGAATCGGGGCAACGTATCGCAACTTTCACCCTGGATTCGTCATCGACTCATTACTGAAGACGAAGTGCTGACCGCGGTATTGTCTCAGCATGGTTTGGCCGCGGCCGAGAAGTTTGTGCAGGAAGTGTGCTGGCGAACCTACTGGAAAGGCTGGCTGGAAATGAGACCGTCGGTCTGGCGTGACTATCGCGACGCGATTGCACCTGCACACGATACCCTCAGTGCGGATGACCGTGACCGACTCGCCGCGGCGATGCGAGGCGAAACGGACATCGAATGTCTCAATGCTTGGTCGCGAGAACTCACCAGTTCCGGCTACTTGCACAATCACACTCGTATGTGGTTTGCGAGCATCTGGATCTTTACACTTCGCTTGCCTTGGCAGCTTGGCGCCGATTTTTTTATGCGCCATCTACTCGATGGCGATGCGGCGTCCAACACCTTGTCTTGGCGTTGGGTGGCGGGACTGCAAACGGTCGGCAAAAACTATCTGGCGCGTGCCGAAAACATCGCAAAATATACGAACCAACGGTTTGTGGACACACCCGGTTTGTCGCCTTCGGCACAACCTATTCTGGGTCGCGATCCGATGCCGCCGATGCCCCTTGCCGAGTCCGTGCCGCCCGATACGGCCAAGCACACCGCCTTGCTGATCACCGATGACGATTTGGCCGTTTCGCGAGACCTCTTTGCGCTCCCACAACTCGCCAACGCCGTATATGTTGACACCACCGCCTGGCGGTGTGAGCAAACCGCCTCGCCAGAGGTTCAGCGTTTTGTCGACGGCGCGGTTGATGATCTTGCTGACCGTCTTGTCATGCCGATGCATCGTGTTGCGGCCGAGGGCGAAGAATGGGCCGGCGAGCTGGGTCAGTGGTGTGAAACGGCCGGTATCGAACAGCTTGTGAGTCTACACGTGCCGGTGGGTCCGAGCACGGATGCGCTGCAACAGACCAAGCAAATTTTGGCCACCTATGGCATCACAATGACAACGGTTATCCGACCCTGGGACCGTTTGGCTTGGCCTTACGCGACCAAGGGCTTTTTCAATTTCAAGAAACACATTCCGACGCTGCTGCAGGATAGCGGCATCGTATTCAGCGGTCGCAAGCACTAA
- a CDS encoding DUF4124 domain-containing protein, which produces MKVFIKLMLLLLIAAMAGPFFIRGPDGQPLMKWRDITSKFGNWSSSASGGDSVEVHRWQDENGQWHYSDEPPEQGGEVITLDPNTNVIQSVPVNAPPAVEPSAPVQSEPTAGDEMPSMFNAVDETKKVRDALEERNDTLRKRLDDN; this is translated from the coding sequence ATGAAAGTGTTTATCAAACTAATGCTTCTTTTACTGATCGCAGCGATGGCGGGGCCTTTTTTCATTCGCGGCCCCGATGGCCAGCCGCTCATGAAATGGCGTGACATCACGTCGAAATTTGGTAACTGGTCGAGCTCCGCGTCCGGCGGTGACAGCGTTGAAGTTCATCGCTGGCAGGACGAAAACGGTCAATGGCACTATTCGGACGAACCCCCTGAGCAGGGCGGCGAGGTGATCACACTCGACCCTAACACCAACGTCATACAATCAGTGCCCGTGAACGCGCCTCCGGCCGTTGAGCCGAGCGCGCCTGTACAATCGGAACCGACCGCGGGCGACGAAATGCCATCCATGTTCAATGCCGTAGACGAAACCAAAAAAGTGCGCGACGCGCTTGAGGAGCGAAACGACACGCTTCGCAAACGGCTCGATGACAACTGA
- a CDS encoding NAD(P)/FAD-dependent oxidoreductase: MNRDVIVIGGGAAGLMCAMTAGQRGLNVVVLEGANKIGKKILMSGGGRCNFTNLHCEPSRFLSNNPNFCISALKRYTQWDFIKLVNEHGIAYHEKTLGQLFCDHSSKAIVAMLRHECEQVDVSILLSSGVTHVRAERHKTGGPLFQVDSAHGTFTAPRLVLATGGLSIPKMGATDFGYRLARQFGHRVLPTRAGLVPFTLSGKLKALSTSLAGVSVPSRMRANDQSFEEGLLFTHRGLSGPAALQVSSYWDLGQPLHVDLLPNLQATDLLLDAKHRQPRTTIEKALAKHLPNALANAFMAYHWPHIGASRLAELSDSVLRNIAQSLNDWHLTPSGTEGYRTAEVTLGGIDTRELSSQSMESTRQPGLYCIGEVVDVTGHLGGFNFQWAWSSAVAAARAM, translated from the coding sequence GTGAATAGAGACGTCATTGTCATTGGTGGTGGAGCAGCCGGACTCATGTGCGCGATGACTGCGGGTCAACGCGGTCTCAACGTTGTGGTGCTCGAAGGCGCAAACAAAATCGGTAAGAAAATACTGATGTCGGGCGGCGGCCGCTGCAACTTTACTAACCTGCACTGCGAGCCCTCGCGCTTTCTGTCCAATAACCCGAATTTTTGCATCTCTGCGCTCAAGCGTTACACGCAGTGGGATTTCATTAAGCTTGTTAACGAACATGGCATTGCCTATCACGAGAAGACCCTGGGCCAGTTGTTTTGCGATCATTCGTCCAAAGCCATTGTGGCCATGCTGCGACACGAGTGCGAGCAAGTGGACGTCTCGATTCTGCTGTCCAGCGGAGTCACCCACGTCCGGGCGGAGCGGCACAAAACAGGGGGCCCACTCTTTCAAGTAGACAGCGCGCACGGCACGTTTACCGCACCGCGACTGGTGCTGGCCACAGGTGGACTGTCGATTCCGAAAATGGGCGCTACCGACTTTGGCTATCGACTCGCTCGACAATTTGGCCATCGTGTACTGCCAACCCGTGCCGGTCTCGTGCCATTTACGTTATCGGGCAAACTCAAGGCGCTGAGCACGTCCCTCGCCGGAGTGAGCGTACCCTCTCGAATGCGTGCCAACGATCAGAGTTTTGAAGAAGGTCTGCTCTTCACTCATCGTGGTCTTAGCGGACCCGCGGCGCTGCAAGTCTCAAGCTATTGGGATCTTGGGCAGCCCCTTCATGTTGACCTTTTACCGAATTTGCAGGCCACAGACCTGCTGCTCGATGCCAAACACAGACAGCCTAGAACGACCATCGAGAAAGCCCTCGCGAAGCATTTGCCCAACGCACTCGCAAACGCGTTTATGGCTTATCATTGGCCTCATATCGGGGCATCGCGCCTGGCGGAATTATCGGATAGCGTGCTGCGCAACATCGCTCAATCGCTCAATGATTGGCACCTGACGCCTTCGGGCACAGAAGGCTATCGCACCGCCGAGGTCACGCTGGGTGGCATCGATACACGTGAACTCTCTTCGCAAAGCATGGAAAGCACCCGTCAGCCCGGTTTGTACTGCATCGGTGAAGTGGTGGACGTAACCGGCCATCTCGGCGGTTTCAATTTTCAGTGGGCTTGGTCGTCGGCAGTGGCGGCAGCGCGCGCGATGTAG
- the htpX gene encoding protease HtpX has translation MTRILLFVATNVAIIALISIIFSVLGIGGVLQSNGVNLDLSALLVMSAVIGFAGSFISLAMSKWMAKRTTGAQVIEQPSNEMERWLLQTVTRQASAVGITTPEVAIYNSPDVNAFATGARRNSSLVAVSTGLLKNMTRDEAEAVLAHEVSHVANGDMVTLTLVQGVVNTFVVFFSRIVGHLVDRVVFKVERGHGPGYYIGSIVAQILFSLLASIIVMWFSRQREFRADAGAAELSGRNKMISALRRLQSGKTEPLPGELSAFGIGGGASKFGKLFMSHPPLEERIAALESQSNFR, from the coding sequence ATGACGCGAATTCTTTTGTTCGTCGCGACTAACGTGGCGATAATTGCTCTTATATCTATAATTTTCAGTGTGTTAGGCATTGGCGGCGTGTTGCAAAGCAACGGTGTCAATCTCGATCTGAGTGCACTATTAGTGATGTCGGCGGTGATTGGCTTTGCCGGCTCATTCATCTCTTTGGCGATGTCCAAATGGATGGCGAAGCGTACGACCGGTGCGCAGGTGATAGAACAACCCTCGAATGAAATGGAACGTTGGCTGCTGCAGACCGTGACACGTCAAGCCTCGGCCGTCGGCATCACGACGCCGGAGGTTGCCATTTACAACTCGCCGGATGTGAATGCCTTCGCGACGGGCGCACGGCGGAACAGCTCACTTGTTGCGGTGAGTACCGGACTGTTGAAAAACATGACGCGCGACGAGGCCGAGGCCGTCTTGGCCCACGAAGTGAGTCATGTGGCCAATGGCGACATGGTGACGCTGACACTCGTGCAAGGTGTGGTAAACACGTTTGTGGTGTTTTTCTCGCGCATTGTTGGACACTTAGTTGACCGCGTCGTATTTAAAGTCGAGCGCGGCCATGGTCCAGGCTATTACATTGGCTCTATTGTGGCGCAGATCTTATTCAGCCTGTTGGCGAGCATCATCGTTATGTGGTTCTCTCGACAGCGCGAGTTTCGCGCCGATGCCGGCGCCGCCGAACTGTCGGGTCGTAACAAGATGATCAGTGCACTGCGACGGCTGCAGAGCGGCAAGACCGAGCCACTACCCGGCGAGCTGTCGGCCTTCGGCATCGGCGGAGGCGCGTCCAAATTTGGCAAGCTTTTTATGTCCCACCCACCGCTTGAAGAACGCATTGCCGCACTCGAGTCTCAGTCCAATTTTCGTTAA
- a CDS encoding Dabb family protein → MTKRLLASFLMPFLLCACTVNLTIDNDEPLAHVVLVWMNEPGNPAHRAQLIAASERLRDIDGVVRVKTGQSIASDRDVVDDSFDVGIYVELESLDALKAYATDPLHLAILNNDIAPVTARYIVYDFEIDR, encoded by the coding sequence ATGACAAAGCGCTTACTTGCCTCATTCTTGATGCCGTTCTTGCTCTGCGCATGCACAGTCAATCTGACGATCGATAACGATGAGCCGCTGGCTCACGTCGTATTGGTATGGATGAATGAACCCGGCAATCCCGCCCACCGCGCTCAGTTGATTGCCGCCAGTGAACGCCTTCGCGATATTGACGGCGTGGTGCGCGTCAAAACTGGCCAGAGTATCGCCAGTGACCGGGATGTGGTGGACGACAGTTTCGATGTCGGTATTTACGTTGAACTGGAGTCACTCGACGCCTTAAAAGCCTATGCAACGGATCCGTTACACCTTGCCATTCTAAACAATGACATCGCTCCGGTGACCGCACGCTATATCGTCTATGACTTTGAAATAGACCGTTAG
- a CDS encoding serine hydrolase produces MKHALLSLLAIALYASPEARSEDYDYFSANRTLIRNGVQAVLTCNGLFTSNRTLEQVFDQELQYLSDRVGTVDGGNYRVDNADRWVAVGSPPYRVRAVFRRGIGCVVMAPNQTVDDIPSLPAQTLPTEKSALHEVPWPDGDQLTAHPRLDRVNLKALNAASDWAFDRDTPEQDTLSLLVIHDGHIVHERYAPGVDVTTRTRTWSTAKSIAVTLIGLRAAQSTLELDEPLNLDWLPHIEPNDDPRNAITLRHTLNMSSGLYPVDSYRMEYATGSGLAYWAGMSSVLGARNRGLVATPGTEWEYENYDTLLAIYAMKRTFKSAKDYLEFPRKALLDRIGMHNTLLSTDRFGDFILSSQVYTNARDLGRFGLLYLNNGRWHDEQLLDPEWIDFVRRPAPASHRRHFDYGGHFWLVPDNRTDVPADAFATAGNRGQYVIIVPTHNLVIVRRGLDYGRQGFNRWDLTREVLKAFAPEN; encoded by the coding sequence ATGAAACACGCATTGCTTAGCCTCCTTGCCATTGCGCTTTATGCCTCACCCGAGGCTCGAAGCGAAGACTATGACTACTTCAGTGCCAATCGCACGCTGATTCGTAATGGCGTGCAAGCCGTTTTGACCTGCAACGGATTGTTTACCTCAAACCGCACGCTAGAACAGGTGTTTGACCAAGAACTCCAATATCTGAGCGATCGGGTTGGCACCGTTGACGGCGGCAATTACCGCGTCGATAACGCTGATCGTTGGGTGGCCGTCGGCAGCCCCCCCTATCGGGTACGTGCGGTATTTCGACGCGGCATTGGTTGCGTGGTGATGGCGCCGAACCAGACTGTAGACGACATACCCTCCCTACCGGCACAGACATTGCCCACCGAGAAAAGCGCTCTGCACGAAGTACCTTGGCCGGATGGGGATCAATTGACTGCGCATCCGAGGCTCGATCGCGTGAATCTCAAGGCGCTCAATGCCGCCTCTGATTGGGCGTTTGATCGCGACACACCCGAACAGGACACGCTCAGTCTGCTGGTCATTCACGATGGTCACATCGTACATGAGCGTTATGCTCCGGGTGTCGATGTCACCACTCGTACGCGAACCTGGTCGACCGCAAAGAGCATTGCCGTCACATTGATTGGTCTGCGCGCCGCGCAAAGCACCCTTGAACTGGATGAACCACTGAACTTGGACTGGCTGCCGCATATTGAGCCAAATGACGATCCACGCAATGCGATCACGCTGCGCCATACCCTCAACATGTCGAGCGGTTTGTATCCGGTGGATAGTTACCGCATGGAATACGCCACCGGCTCGGGCCTTGCCTATTGGGCGGGAATGAGTTCGGTATTGGGGGCACGTAATCGCGGCCTAGTCGCGACGCCCGGCACGGAATGGGAGTATGAAAACTACGACACGCTTCTCGCGATTTATGCGATGAAACGCACGTTCAAGAGCGCCAAGGACTATCTGGAGTTTCCGCGCAAAGCGTTACTGGATCGAATCGGTATGCACAACACATTGCTGAGCACCGATCGCTTTGGTGACTTCATATTAAGCAGTCAGGTCTACACCAATGCCCGCGACTTAGGGCGCTTTGGCCTTCTGTACCTAAACAACGGCCGCTGGCACGACGAACAATTACTCGATCCTGAGTGGATCGACTTTGTGCGTCGTCCCGCCCCCGCGTCACATCGACGCCACTTTGACTACGGCGGACATTTCTGGCTCGTACCCGATAACCGTACGGATGTGCCGGCCGATGCCTTTGCCACCGCCGGCAACCGTGGCCAATACGTTATTATTGTGCCAACCCATAACTTGGTCATTGTTCGACGGGGCCTGGACTACGGCCGCCAAGGGTTTAATCGCTGGGACCTAACGCGTGAAGTACTCAAAGCCTTCGCGCCAGAAAACTAA
- a CDS encoding DUF2182 domain-containing protein, with the protein MSTRLLHRPQSYGHWLVVFVAIGVAWYFMYAMSVSGGDGHHAHHGASDAPVFALFVMWALMALAMMLPSFVPALAAFDDILDAGAGPRRDFYALIGGYLVAWLMYAALATALQLFLADQVLIDEQGKSLSLGLNAVLLIGAGLYQFSPLKDACLTQCRMPLTFFMEQWQPGTFGAVALGFRLGVICVACCWALMLVGFAGGVMSLLWMGAATVLMTVEKLPQLGQYITRPLGAMFVAAGVWFLYRMLGQ; encoded by the coding sequence GTGAGCACCCGCCTTTTGCACCGCCCGCAATCCTACGGACACTGGCTTGTTGTGTTCGTGGCGATCGGTGTGGCGTGGTACTTCATGTACGCCATGAGCGTGTCCGGCGGCGATGGGCATCACGCCCACCATGGTGCATCGGATGCGCCGGTGTTCGCGTTGTTTGTGATGTGGGCGCTCATGGCCTTAGCCATGATGCTGCCGTCGTTTGTGCCGGCACTGGCTGCGTTTGACGATATTCTCGATGCCGGGGCCGGGCCGAGACGCGATTTCTATGCGCTGATTGGCGGTTACCTGGTGGCTTGGCTGATGTATGCGGCATTGGCGACCGCGCTGCAACTCTTTTTGGCCGATCAAGTGTTGATCGATGAGCAGGGTAAGAGCCTGTCGTTGGGTCTCAATGCCGTCCTGCTGATTGGTGCGGGTTTGTATCAATTTTCACCCCTGAAAGACGCCTGTTTGACACAGTGCCGAATGCCGCTCACTTTTTTTATGGAGCAATGGCAACCGGGTACTTTTGGGGCGGTGGCGCTTGGTTTTCGTTTAGGCGTCATTTGTGTGGCGTGTTGCTGGGCGCTCATGCTGGTGGGATTTGCCGGTGGCGTGATGAGTTTACTGTGGATGGGCGCCGCAACGGTGCTGATGACCGTCGAGAAGCTACCTCAACTCGGTCAATATATAACGCGGCCGTTAGGTGCGATGTTTGTCGCGGCGGGCGTTTGGTTTTTGTATCGTATGCTTGGACAATAG
- a CDS encoding adenosine deaminase, with translation MDAQSLNTLIEQLPKAELHLHIEGTLEPELMMTLAKRNGVALPYESVEAIRAAYQFTDLQSFLDLYHIGTEVVITEQDFYDMTMAYLERVALDNVKHVELFCDTQTYTARGIPVETVLNGIDRALQDGRQHGISSALILCFLRHLSEEDAERTLDAVLPFKHLLAGVGLASSELGHPPSKFRKVFARARAEGLKAVAHAGEEGPPAYIFEALDDLQVVRIDHGVRCLEDPSLVARLRAEQIPLTVCPLSNVALCVVESIEQHNFKDLLEAGLCVTINSDDPAYFGGYMNENYRQTAHALGLNAGDLIRVARNAFNAAFMSDAERQSHLDQLDRLEKEYTQ, from the coding sequence ATGGACGCGCAATCACTGAACACACTCATCGAGCAGTTGCCCAAAGCCGAATTACACCTTCATATAGAAGGCACACTCGAACCTGAGCTGATGATGACGCTCGCCAAACGCAACGGTGTCGCGCTGCCTTATGAGTCGGTAGAAGCCATTCGCGCCGCGTATCAATTCACCGATCTGCAGTCGTTTCTCGATCTTTACCACATTGGCACGGAGGTCGTGATCACCGAGCAAGACTTCTACGACATGACTATGGCCTATCTGGAGCGAGTCGCGTTAGACAATGTCAAGCACGTCGAACTTTTCTGCGACACGCAGACTTACACGGCTCGTGGAATCCCGGTGGAAACCGTTCTCAACGGTATCGATCGTGCGTTGCAAGACGGTCGGCAGCACGGCATTAGTAGCGCACTTATTTTGTGCTTCCTTCGCCACCTGAGTGAGGAGGACGCCGAACGGACGCTCGATGCCGTCTTGCCTTTCAAGCACCTACTCGCCGGTGTGGGGTTGGCGTCCTCAGAGCTGGGGCATCCACCCTCTAAATTTCGCAAGGTGTTCGCGCGAGCGCGCGCTGAGGGATTAAAGGCAGTGGCGCACGCCGGCGAAGAAGGTCCTCCGGCGTATATCTTCGAAGCCCTGGACGACTTGCAGGTTGTGCGTATCGATCACGGCGTGCGCTGTCTGGAAGATCCATCGCTCGTGGCGCGGTTACGCGCCGAGCAAATACCGCTTACGGTTTGCCCTTTATCCAATGTCGCACTGTGTGTCGTCGAGTCGATCGAACAACACAACTTCAAAGATCTGCTGGAAGCGGGACTGTGCGTAACCATCAACTCCGATGACCCTGCGTATTTCGGCGGCTACATGAACGAAAACTATCGACAAACCGCGCACGCACTGGGGCTGAATGCGGGCGATCTTATCCGCGTTGCGCGTAATGCCTTCAATGCGGCGTTTATGAGTGACGCCGAGCGCCAATCGCATCTTGATCAGCTTGACCGACTCGAGAAGGAATACACCCAATGA
- a CDS encoding coniferyl aldehyde dehydrogenase: MSSVYNLQDASPETNALDEALTSGLEIQRAAYFREPTPSLRARRDDLRALKRLVTDNVDAIVEAISSDYGNRSRHETLFAEVFATTDGINDNIKKLRQWMKPQHRESDQFLFPGSKNRVIPQPLGVVGLIVPWNFPLFLSFSQLAAAFAAGNRAMVKMSENSVQLTRLLKTLSPQYLPEDKLCFYEETGSVGIQFSQLPFDLMIFTGSGQTGRAVMASAAKNLTPVILELGGKCPAVIDPKYPLDRAVERIFFAKQFNAGQICTNVDYVFVHESQKDAFVEKAKAYVAEHCPDPEHSDYTSIIDERAYNRLMATLDDARNEGATIVNLSPLHEPNASTRKVAMHLVLDTTDAMRIRHRETFGPFMMVLTYTDPSDVIDYVNAHDRPLAFYPFSHNKKLVARYIDRIMSGGVTVNDVLLHVAQHDLPFGGVGPSGMGHYHGYEGFLACSKLRPVFYQARFSALRFLAPPYGRFADWVMDFLVRLKR, from the coding sequence ATGAGCTCGGTCTACAACCTTCAGGACGCATCACCCGAAACCAACGCACTGGATGAGGCGCTAACGTCTGGGCTGGAAATCCAGCGGGCGGCGTATTTTCGCGAACCGACCCCCTCGCTTCGTGCGCGACGGGACGACTTGCGAGCCCTAAAACGATTGGTGACCGATAACGTTGATGCCATTGTTGAGGCGATTAGCAGCGACTACGGTAATCGCTCCCGACACGAGACGCTGTTTGCTGAAGTATTTGCGACGACCGACGGCATCAACGACAACATCAAAAAGTTGCGACAGTGGATGAAGCCGCAGCATCGTGAGTCTGACCAGTTCTTGTTCCCGGGCTCCAAAAACCGTGTGATTCCTCAGCCCTTGGGCGTGGTGGGACTCATCGTGCCTTGGAACTTTCCGCTTTTTTTGAGTTTTTCGCAGCTAGCTGCCGCGTTTGCAGCGGGCAATCGCGCCATGGTCAAAATGTCAGAAAACTCGGTGCAACTAACGCGCCTGCTCAAAACGTTGTCCCCTCAGTACCTGCCGGAAGACAAGCTGTGTTTCTATGAGGAAACCGGCAGCGTCGGCATTCAGTTTTCCCAGCTACCGTTTGACCTAATGATCTTTACCGGATCAGGTCAGACCGGCCGCGCGGTAATGGCCTCGGCCGCGAAAAATCTCACTCCGGTTATCTTGGAGCTGGGCGGAAAATGTCCGGCGGTGATTGATCCGAAGTATCCGCTCGATCGCGCGGTAGAGCGCATTTTCTTTGCCAAACAATTTAACGCCGGTCAGATCTGCACCAACGTTGATTACGTGTTTGTTCACGAGAGTCAGAAAGACGCGTTCGTTGAAAAAGCCAAGGCGTACGTAGCCGAGCACTGCCCGGATCCCGAGCATTCCGATTACACGTCGATCATCGATGAACGGGCCTATAACCGACTGATGGCAACACTGGACGATGCGCGCAACGAAGGCGCAACCATCGTCAACCTCTCGCCCTTGCATGAACCCAATGCATCGACTCGTAAAGTCGCGATGCACTTGGTGCTGGACACCACTGATGCCATGCGCATTCGTCATCGCGAGACCTTTGGGCCATTCATGATGGTACTCACCTATACCGATCCGTCTGACGTTATTGATTACGTTAACGCGCACGACCGGCCGCTGGCGTTTTATCCGTTCTCGCACAACAAAAAGCTGGTGGCTCGCTACATCGATCGCATCATGTCAGGTGGTGTAACGGTGAACGATGTGTTGTTGCATGTAGCACAACATGACTTACCCTTTGGTGGCGTCGGGCCAAGTGGCATGGGTCACTATCACGGGTATGAGGGTTTTTTGGCCTGTTCCAAATTGCGGCCGGTGTTTTATCAGGCGCGCTTTTCGGCGCTGCGGTTTCTCGCGCCGCCCTATGGTCGATTCGCTGATTGGGTCATGGACTTTCTGGTGCGTCTGAAGCGCTAG
- a CDS encoding DUF1326 domain-containing protein, producing the protein MDTWSIKGELILNCNCTVFCPCVVSLGAHPPTEGNCQAWAGVRIDTGHAGEEDLSGLNVGLLLDIPGRMSRGNWKCAAFIDERASDEAYDKLVKIFSGELRGTTGLFRILVSEFLGAERAPISYETEGKTRRLVVGKKIKGAVEPIEGPDPDKEVMVTNTGYWMGADVTVATATQGRVRAYGRVWDFDGRSAEICQIDWAG; encoded by the coding sequence ATGGATACCTGGTCGATAAAGGGCGAGCTTATACTCAACTGCAACTGCACGGTGTTTTGTCCGTGCGTGGTGTCACTCGGTGCACATCCTCCTACCGAGGGTAACTGCCAGGCCTGGGCGGGTGTGCGCATCGATACAGGTCACGCCGGTGAGGAAGACCTGTCCGGCCTAAACGTCGGTTTGTTGCTGGATATTCCTGGACGTATGTCGCGGGGTAACTGGAAATGTGCGGCGTTCATCGACGAGCGGGCATCCGATGAGGCGTACGACAAGTTGGTTAAGATTTTTTCCGGCGAGCTACGTGGCACCACGGGGCTGTTTCGAATACTGGTGTCGGAGTTTTTGGGCGCCGAACGCGCGCCGATCAGCTATGAAACAGAAGGCAAAACACGGCGTCTCGTTGTCGGCAAGAAAATCAAAGGTGCGGTAGAGCCGATTGAAGGGCCGGACCCGGACAAAGAAGTCATGGTAACGAATACCGGCTATTGGATGGGTGCGGATGTCACGGTAGCGACCGCAACGCAAGGTCGGGTTCGCGCGTATGGACGGGTGTGGGACTTTGATGGACGCAGCGCTGAGATCTGTCAGATCGACTGGGCAGGGTAA
- a CDS encoding TIGR03084 family metal-binding protein encodes MFRQVSEFADECAAFADLIDRALTAAGPRVFDCPTLFKQWTLNDILSHLHVWNWAADTALHDPARFEAFFGQAAAAMQRNKMKEFEQQWLKDLRHEALFDSWRAFVSPMCERFGNADPQQRVKWAGPDMSVRSSISARLMETWSHAQAFYDLAGEARQDQARLLNVVVLGVNTYKWTFRNRGLALPADPPKVLLRSPIGEPWQFNTDSETGSVQGTATEFCQVVTQVRNIRDTQLEVEGNAAANWMNIAQCFAGPPVDPPPAGTRSIAEQHMAFRHQT; translated from the coding sequence ATGTTTCGGCAAGTCAGTGAATTCGCCGATGAGTGCGCGGCGTTTGCCGATCTAATTGATCGCGCATTGACCGCCGCGGGACCACGAGTCTTTGACTGCCCCACGCTGTTCAAACAGTGGACGCTCAACGACATATTAAGCCACCTGCATGTGTGGAATTGGGCGGCAGACACGGCCCTTCATGACCCAGCGCGCTTTGAAGCGTTTTTTGGCCAGGCCGCCGCCGCCATGCAGCGCAATAAGATGAAAGAATTTGAACAGCAGTGGCTCAAGGATTTGCGCCACGAGGCGCTCTTCGATAGCTGGCGCGCATTTGTGTCACCCATGTGTGAACGGTTTGGCAACGCCGATCCGCAGCAACGCGTCAAATGGGCGGGCCCGGACATGAGCGTGCGGTCAAGCATCTCGGCTCGACTCATGGAAACTTGGTCACATGCACAAGCCTTCTACGACCTCGCGGGCGAAGCGCGACAGGATCAGGCGCGCTTGCTGAACGTGGTCGTGCTGGGCGTCAATACGTATAAGTGGACGTTTCGCAACCGGGGATTGGCGCTGCCCGCAGACCCGCCTAAAGTTCTGCTTCGTTCGCCAATCGGTGAACCCTGGCAGTTCAACACCGATTCGGAAACGGGATCAGTGCAGGGCACCGCAACCGAGTTTTGCCAGGTGGTCACGCAAGTTCGGAACATTCGTGATACGCAGCTGGAAGTCGAAGGCAACGCCGCCGCGAACTGGATGAACATCGCTCAGTGCTTCGCCGGTCCGCCAGTGGACCCGCCACCCGCAGGCACTCGATCAATTGCAGAGCAACACATGGCCTTCCGCCACCAGACGTAG